The genomic interval ATTAGCCTTTGTAGCTTGAAAGATTCATCAAGTTTTGTAAAGTTAGACCACTCCTTTTGGTATGTTAAATGATTGTTCATTGTATCAATAGCCTTGTGAACATTTCTCATCAAACCTTTCATTTTCATATGATGTTCAGCCCATTTGGCTAACACATCTGGTTTATAATCCTTGTCAACCAAGTAACGCTGTAAAATATTACGACCAGCAGGAGTTTGTTTAAATACATCAAGGCAGGCAAGAACATCTAACATCTTGAATGTAATATCAACTTCGCCAGAAAAAGTTGACATGCTTTTGTTATCATCAATTTCTTGAGATTTATGAAAAGTATCTATGCCATTAAAAGCTAGTTGCAAAAGTTTACAACTATCATCTATGCCAAGTAACTCATTTTTTACAACATATTTGTTATAGAACGCTTTTATCAGTTCGTTTTTATAGATCTGTCCCTTTGTATCCAAAAGAAAAGAGTTGTTCCCTCTCATGCCAATAGCTATCTCTATATACTCTAACGCTTTGGAGTGATCTTCTATTATCATACTGTAGTACCTTGCAACTTGTTGAGCAATCATGGGATCTTGTAGGATATGGAATCCTTCAATAAGCACATAACATGCATATTCCTTGTCAACATCTTTTATTGCCAATATAAGAGCAGAAAAGGGTTGCTTTACAAAGGAAAGAAACCCTGTTTGATTTCTCTTTATAAGGAGATCATGTGTTTGTGCAGCAAGATATTTTCGACTATATGATTTTGCAGTGAGTAATTTGGACTTCAAAAAATGTGTCACTAAGGAACTCAGAGATACTGAGTTTGCATCTACACGCAGGATAAAATCAGCTACAATTGGATGAACAATCTTTAATCCTTGTACAGCTCCCAGCTCATTTATGTTAACTGTACTCATCAGAAGAGAACAGCCGTCTGATATATTGTGTTCCCATGGACATTCTCGTCCTTTCTTTACAGAAAAGGCAAACCCAATGAACTCATCACAGCATGGGATCGGAATAGCGGAATCACGTTCAAACTTGCTGAATAATGAACAAAATCTGACTAATTCAAATTCTTGTGGATGCTGTTCTTTAAGATCATCAAGAACTCTGCCGACTGTATGCTCTACGTACTCAGATTGAAAGTCTTCCTTCATCACCATAAAAGCAAGAAGACGATCCGGCTTAAAATCTTTGTCATCATCACTTTTCATTCTTCTTTCAAGCTGATCATGCTTTGCCTGaaaccattttttttctttgtcaCTCAGTGAGTGCTCTAAAAAGAATGCTTTCTCTTTGTTACCATATTTATCTTCTTTGATATCACCTTTTGACATATATCTTTTACAATTCAAAATTATACACGTACGTCCTGGAATGTGTTTGGTACTGTATTCTAATGAAACAACCATGGCTGTCAAATCATCATAGAAAATATTATCGctaacaataacaagaggtaAACAAACTCTTTTACCATTGTAATCTCGTTCTCCATAGTTCCACATGTCTAATATTTGTGCTTCGGTCTGATCAGTAATCTTATTTAAAAGAATACATCTGTATCTTTGCCGAAACTCCCATAGAATATGCTTGACAACAGTACTTCCACCAGCTCCAGGTTGGTGAAACAAGTGAAACCAATGAAAAACTGCTTGGCCAAGTGTTTTGACCGGCTGAGTTGGTTGTTTAATTTCGTTCTCAATTGCCTCTACCATGCTATATTTGACATCTCGTTGGCATACATGATCGAATTTGAAATTCCAAAATGAGAGTTTTTCCCCTCTATAAAAATTCAACTCGGTATCTTTACAGAATGTTTCGAAGTCCGGATGTTCTTTGTTCATATCTGTGTTGTCACATTCGTTGTATGCAATCACCGATAAATCAACCCATTTAGATTTGTCTTTTTCCAACAGGTTACATCTTTTCCCATTAACTGTTGGCAACATGTAATCCGATTTCAAATTTACACCTTGCATTCGTAAGATTATGTCATTGAAAATGTGGAATGGAACAACGACTAATCTTTCTTCTAGCTTTTCTTGATGACAGTACCGTCTCACTTGTTTACACCATTGATCGAAAACCTGTCTCTGTTCACATATAAAGATGATACGATGGATGCCAAAGTCGGTATAGAACTTACGGAATGCTTCACTCAATACTTCAATGTTGTTAGGCaacaagataaaaattacaaGACCTGAATCCTGTCGAATAATACAAGTATTTGAAAAGAATTCAACAGCCTTATCCATAGCTTGACTGCGTTTCTCGATCCAGGACATTCTGTCCATTTGTGAAACATCAATATCTGATCGCCCATTACAAAATACCCATGTTGGAACTTCTGCATAATTTATTTCAGATGGTGAAGTTACCTTGGCTATGTCTGTTATGCCGTAAAGATTTACCTCCTGTTTTGATCTCATTGACTTGCAGATGCCACTTTTGTTCGAATTAGCATCAAAATCAAAGACAGCCTTCCATTTTACTTTTGATATAAACtcaaaagttttatcgacatttGGAATTTTCGTACCAGGTACATCAATTACAAGGATCGCATCATAAACTATATCAAATGTAGTTTTTAATTGTGAGTCTTCAAGCAGCAATTCCCGAATTTTGTGTTCAGCTTCAGAATAATCTGATATATCCGTTGTTGTGACAcgtttcttcttctttttcttgctcgatttattttctttaaacacATGTTTGTCACGTGTGTCGTATTCTTGTTTATTGCTCTGTATACTTTTTGGGACTTTCGCTATTGCACCAATACCAGTTTGCAGCTCTTTTCTATCAGTTCCAAGTTGTGTTGATTTGATTGTTTTGTCAGTTGCAACTGAATACAAAAGGGAATTCCCTGTTTTACCACCTAATCCTGATTGAGATTCTCTCTCTTCTCCATCACCTCTATTATCACAGCCTTCAGATTGCGAGTCAATGTTTGAAGCAGAATTATCGGCAAAGGTCGGGCGTGTGCCCAGACTTTCCTTGAAACATTTAGACTTCAACTCTGTATTTTCAATCTTCTGCTCTTCTTTTTGCTGAGTGTTTATTTCAATGTTGTTAATACTTTCTTCTGAAGTAGCATCTTCTTTTTTAATTCCTGCTGTTGGAGATTTGACGTTTGTAGAACTGTCAGAAATGGCTATATCTGTATTTGGACTTGGACCAAACTCCTCCACATCTTTCTCATTTTGAATGTTAGACTTACTGACAGCGCCATGTAATACTTTACTGCTTTCTCTAATTTCTGCATCACTGGACAATGTCTGGGGAACTTGTGATATGTTCTGCATATGTAAAACCAACAATAGTGGTCCACTTGTCAGATTAAAATCTTCCACAAAGTGCTCTTCTCGATATTTCAAAAACTTAACACCAGTCATATCCATGTTTGCAAATTTTTCTGCGTGAATCGGAGGTAATCCTGCCTGAAATAATAATTCAGATACTCTTGTTGCACTACAGTCATTAGTTACAGTTTTCCAACTATCCTCTTTTCCTTCCGGTAAATCTTTCCTTTTCTCTTCTAGACTGTATTGAATCATGCGCAAGTCGGTCTTTTTAAGTTTAAACTCCTTGAATATCTTGTCGTGCTTATCTATAAGCAGATTCTGTCCAATATATTCCTGCTCATAAACCTGATTTGCGATTTCTTCTTTCAGACAAAGTTCCATTGAGAGCCATTCTCTCACTCGGTTCCTATCCCACTCGGATATTAACTGATGGCTTTGACCTTAAATGATAAAGTGTTAAAATGATATCTAAATTGAACACAACTATATGATGGCCATTGATTAATTTACCATTAGTAATtcttggccacatgtgcctaaatacatttttaaaaaataaataaataaattgaacccaacaaatgtaaatgtatcTTTATTATATTACTGCATGAACAGCTGATAAGTTGAGTTACATGCACTTATAATACTGAACAGGAAATATAAGATAATTAATTGTCTACCCATGAAATGGCGTTGTGAACTCAATATATGAATTGAACCAAATGATCCAATTAAACGATTAAATGATTcagtaaatttaaaaacagtCATATGTACTTAAATTACCATAGAAAGCAGCATTCCTGATGAATACTTACCAACTGGTTTTAGTTTTGATAAAACTGCTGTGTACATGTTCTCGTCAATGTTCGATGACCAACTTCTGCAAAAGCGTTCAACTTTGCTTTCTGTGGCGAAGATTTTCGCAAGCTCTAGAATAACTTTTCCACTTCTGTGATTTTCCATCAGTTTTTCTAAGGCATACGTGTCATGAACTGCCACAGTGATCTCCAACGATCCTGATCTTATACTTTGTAAATCGAGGCCCATTTTTCGCATCATAGCGTTAAGTTCAGAGATCTTCTCTAAAAGTACTTGCCTAGATTCTTCATCGCATTGACCGTCCAAATTCTCTGAGTAAAACCAAATAGTACGTAGTAACTCTTTCTCGACCGTTTTTGGTTTATGTTGCTCTTGGTTGTGTTCAGGGTTACGTTGTTTGTCCTTATTTTCaagttgtttgtttttgttgttgatgttgaTTGTAATAtctatttaaatcaaaattaaaacggctaaaacataaataaaactgaaaacaGGCGGTGtctctttttttatataaagcaTTTACGTAAGCAGCAACCTGATTATTTACGACCGATGTTGCCGATGAGTGAAAGAGATTAGGTCACAAAAGTCACTGAGATGCCCACAGCATATTCAAAGTAAAGTAGAATAAGCCTTTCACTAATGTtatatatgtttaattttttttaaccaaatgttttaaatatttttatatcgtaggcctactatgaaatacactgaaaaaaaattcctattTACGAAATAAAGTGAAATGGAAATGTAAATTGTATTGATCTAACGTAAAAGGTAGCATTCTTACTACAAttgttacaatttttaaaaacattgttgTTGTTTCCTTCAAGACATATCTCTAGTGGTGAAATCGTCACTTTATTACCAACTTTAGTATAATGAACCACAGGTTCGGGTGGACTGCTGCCATCTTGATCTGACATGGTGTTCTACTCCAAGATCAGGCTAAATCCTAAAGAGAAAAATGATGAATGTGAAAAAAAGTTGATGCTATCCATGTTTTAGTTACGCCTTAGATATAAAATTCAAGTCAATGAAATGTACtaaaatagaaatgtgttatgaTACAATATAGTGCGTATGCATGg from Antedon mediterranea chromosome 5, ecAntMedi1.1, whole genome shotgun sequence carries:
- the LOC140049003 gene encoding sterile alpha motif domain-containing protein 9-like; this encodes MGLDLQSIRSGSLEITVAVHDTYALEKLMENHRSGKVILELAKIFATESKVERFCRSWSSNIDENMYTAVLSKLKPVGQSHQLISEWDRNRVREWLSMELCLKEEIANQVYEQEYIGQNLLIDKHDKIFKEFKLKKTDLRMIQYSLEEKRKDLPEGKEDSWKTVTNDCSATRVSELLFQAGLPPIHAEKFANMDMTGVKFLKYREEHFVEDFNLTSGPLLLVLHMQNISQVPQTLSSDAEIRESSKVLHGAVSKSNIQNEKDVEEFGPSPNTDIAISDSSTNVKSPTAGIKKEDATSEESINNIEINTQQKEEQKIENTELKSKCFKESLGTRPTFADNSASNIDSQSEGCDNRGDGEERESQSGLGGKTGNSLLYSVATDKTIKSTQLGTDRKELQTGIGAIAKVPKSIQSNKQEYDTRDKHVFKENKSSKKKKKKRVTTTDISDYSEAEHKIRELLLEDSQLKTTFDIVYDAILVIDVPGTKIPNVDKTFEFISKVKWKAVFDFDANSNKSGICKSMRSKQEVNLYGITDIAKVTSPSEINYAEVPTWVFCNGRSDIDVSQMDRMSWIEKRSQAMDKAVEFFSNTCIIRQDSGLVIFILLPNNIEVLSEAFRKFYTDFGIHRIIFICEQRQVFDQWCKQVRRYCHQEKLEERLVVVPFHIFNDIILRMQGVNLKSDYMLPTVNGKRCNLLEKDKSKWVDLSVIAYNECDNTDMNKEHPDFETFCKDTELNFYRGEKLSFWNFKFDHVCQRDVKYSMVEAIENEIKQPTQPVKTLGQAVFHWFHLFHQPGAGGSTVVKHILWEFRQRYRCILLNKITDQTEAQILDMWNYGERDYNGKRVCLPLVIVSDNIFYDDLTAMVVSLEYSTKHIPGRTCIILNCKRYMSKGDIKEDKYGNKEKAFFLEHSLSDKEKKWFQAKHDQLERRMKSDDDKDFKPDRLLAFMVMKEDFQSEYVEHTVGRVLDDLKEQHPQEFELVRFCSLFSKFERDSAIPIPCCDEFIGFAFSVKKGRECPWEHNISDGCSLLMSTVNINELGAVQGLKIVHPIVADFILRVDANSVSLSSLVTHFLKSKLLTAKSYSRKYLAAQTHDLLIKRNQTGFLSFVKQPFSALILAIKDVDKEYACYVLIEGFHILQDPMIAQQVARYYSMIIEDHSKALEYIEIAIGMRGNNSFLLDTKGQIYKNELIKAFYNKYVVKNELLGIDDSCKLLQLAFNGIDTFHKSQEIDDNKSMSTFSGEVDITFKMLDVLACLDVFKQTPAGRNILQRYLVDKDYKPDVLAKWAEHHMKMKGLMRNVHKAIDTMNNHLTYQKEWSNFTKLDESFKLQRLIASYLCSWDTHFGCIDLDKEIKVSVETANDLRRLKARKLIGTSGRKLFEMETEKLLEIRKLLLENNPYSAFDLKIIIQTNLALSTITNVKKSQYSLPSVTEMIDLAKEFYQCDRQEGSFTLFAPVYLLMLLWPRGQPADEYDNSLMKKSLLETRRRWNLLLRQDKQEDGHLVYGPHLKSQRIRKRPLVHFFLGNGKGLRALVHQTKISSSQIRLEKDQVWHSAYVKENLLKVEGTLSETNNIIFKHDYMDESIQFPLASSSNITFASREEVVFYIGFSWGGPVAYYVKPKAASHLPEPMTYRQTHDEWRPSAFSRTEKQVVHQISVDEYHKKRKDLNKKVIEIEALKMKVRQGKKLEQNQEAKLRREHDFKQQMKKLEDDFKKQIDMEEI